A section of the Streptomyces sp. NBC_01591 genome encodes:
- a CDS encoding YcxB family protein, protein MTTQGWDGEGAVVELEYQPTTADFAEALNARAKISRSGRMQRKLLILMPAVAVLMGILIALGGDGPGAPFWVALVFVMVAVILTPWLQGRQLYRFAASQGTCRTVVRETGIQVVTDHSTTTVSWPMVPRYRETPELFVLFSDDKQAIGITMLPKRGVRGPDDLDRLRSVLDRNVRRL, encoded by the coding sequence ATGACGACTCAGGGGTGGGACGGAGAGGGGGCCGTGGTCGAGCTGGAGTACCAGCCGACCACGGCCGATTTCGCGGAGGCGCTGAACGCCCGCGCGAAGATCAGCAGGAGCGGCCGCATGCAGCGCAAGCTGCTGATCCTGATGCCGGCGGTGGCCGTGCTGATGGGAATCCTGATCGCGCTCGGCGGGGACGGCCCGGGGGCGCCCTTCTGGGTGGCGCTCGTCTTCGTGATGGTGGCCGTGATCCTGACGCCCTGGCTCCAGGGCCGGCAGCTGTACCGGTTCGCCGCGAGCCAGGGCACCTGCCGCACAGTGGTGCGCGAGACCGGCATACAGGTGGTCACGGACCACAGCACCACGACCGTCAGCTGGCCGATGGTGCCCCGCTACCGGGAGACGCCGGAGCTCTTCGTACTGTTCAGCGACGACAAGCAGGCCATCGGGATCACCATGCTGCCCAAGCGCGGTGTGCGCGGGCCGGACGACCTCGACCGGCTGCGCAGCGTGCTCGACCGCAACGTACGAAGGCTCTGA
- a CDS encoding TerB family tellurite resistance protein has translation MKLRICGIRTIWDPVGDGEFYCPGCGGDRNYRRLTGRRRFAVLGVPMVRRGTVGPVVECAACREHFGTDVLDHPTTTRLSAMLRDAVHTVALGVLAAGGTTSRTVLETAAAIVRGAGIDDCTEEQLCTVVEVLAADTGQGSAFDPAAEACGAALAIELHEALEPLAPHLAPAGRESILLQGARIALADGPYGQAEREVLTTVGGALQICAQDTARLLAEAARTPS, from the coding sequence ATGAAGCTGCGAATCTGCGGCATCCGCACCATCTGGGACCCCGTCGGCGACGGGGAGTTCTACTGCCCCGGCTGCGGCGGCGACCGCAACTACCGCAGGCTCACCGGCCGTCGGCGCTTCGCGGTGCTCGGCGTACCGATGGTGCGGCGCGGCACTGTGGGCCCCGTCGTCGAATGCGCCGCCTGCCGGGAGCACTTCGGCACCGATGTGCTCGACCACCCCACCACCACCCGGCTCTCCGCCATGCTCCGGGACGCCGTCCACACCGTCGCGCTCGGTGTCCTCGCGGCCGGCGGCACCACTTCCCGCACGGTGCTGGAGACCGCGGCCGCCATCGTGCGCGGCGCCGGAATCGACGACTGCACCGAGGAACAGCTCTGCACCGTCGTCGAGGTCCTCGCCGCCGACACCGGCCAGGGCTCCGCCTTCGACCCCGCGGCCGAGGCGTGCGGAGCGGCCCTCGCCATCGAACTGCACGAGGCGCTGGAACCCCTCGCCCCTCATCTGGCCCCCGCCGGACGCGAATCGATTCTGCTCCAGGGCGCCAGGATCGCGCTCGCCGACGGCCCGTACGGACAGGCGGAGCGCGAGGTGCTGACCACGGTCGGTGGCGCGCTGCAGATCTGCGCCCAGGACACCGCCCGACTGCTCGCCGAGGCGGCGCGCACCCCCTCCTGA
- a CDS encoding glycine--tRNA ligase: MAADKIDSIVSLSKRRGFVYPCSEIYGGQRAAWDYGPLGVEMKENLKRQWWRYMVTSREDVVGLDSSVILAPEVWVASGHVATFTDPLTECTSCHKRFRADHLEEAYEEKHGHAPANGLTELNCPNCGNKGTFTEPKQFSGLLSTHLGPTQDSGSVAYLRPETAQGIFTNFGQVQQTSRKKPPFGIAQMGKSFRNEITPGNFIFRTREFEQMEMEFFVKPGEDEEWQQYWMDQRWNWYTDLGMREENMRWYDHPAEKLSHYSKRTADIEYRFRFGGSEWGELEGVANRTDYDLKAHSKASGTDLTFFDQEAGERWTPYVIEPAAGVGRAMLAFLLDAYIEDEAPNAKGVMEKRTVMRLDPRLAPVKVAVLPLSRNPQLSPKAKGLATDLRKNWNIEFDDAGAIGRRYRRQDEIGTPFCVTVDFDTLDDNAVTVRERDTMKQERVSLDQIQAYLGARLLGC, translated from the coding sequence GTGGCCGCCGACAAGATCGACTCCATCGTCAGCCTGAGCAAGCGCCGTGGCTTCGTCTACCCGTGCAGTGAGATCTACGGCGGCCAGCGCGCCGCCTGGGACTACGGGCCGCTGGGCGTCGAGATGAAGGAGAACCTCAAGCGCCAGTGGTGGCGCTACATGGTCACCTCGCGCGAGGACGTGGTCGGTCTCGACTCGTCGGTCATCCTTGCCCCCGAGGTCTGGGTGGCCTCCGGCCACGTCGCCACGTTCACCGACCCGCTGACCGAGTGCACCTCCTGTCACAAGCGCTTCCGCGCCGACCACCTGGAGGAGGCATACGAGGAGAAGCACGGCCACGCGCCCGCGAACGGCCTGACCGAGCTCAACTGCCCCAACTGCGGCAACAAGGGCACCTTCACCGAGCCCAAGCAGTTCTCGGGTCTGCTCTCCACTCACCTCGGCCCGACCCAGGACTCCGGCTCGGTCGCCTACCTGCGTCCCGAGACCGCCCAGGGCATCTTCACCAACTTCGGCCAGGTGCAGCAGACTTCGCGCAAGAAGCCGCCGTTCGGTATCGCCCAGATGGGCAAGTCCTTCCGGAACGAGATCACTCCGGGCAACTTCATCTTCCGCACCCGTGAGTTCGAGCAGATGGAGATGGAGTTCTTCGTCAAGCCGGGCGAGGACGAGGAGTGGCAGCAGTACTGGATGGACCAGCGCTGGAACTGGTACACGGACCTCGGCATGCGCGAGGAGAACATGCGCTGGTACGACCACCCGGCGGAGAAGCTCTCCCACTACTCCAAGCGCACCGCCGACATCGAGTACCGCTTCCGCTTCGGCGGCAGCGAGTGGGGCGAGCTGGAGGGCGTCGCCAACCGCACGGACTACGACCTCAAGGCCCACTCCAAGGCCTCGGGCACGGACCTGACCTTCTTCGACCAGGAGGCCGGCGAGCGCTGGACTCCGTACGTCATCGAGCCGGCGGCCGGTGTCGGCCGCGCGATGCTCGCCTTCCTCCTCGACGCCTACATCGAGGACGAGGCGCCCAACGCCAAGGGCGTCATGGAGAAGCGCACCGTGATGCGTCTCGACCCGCGCCTCGCGCCGGTCAAGGTCGCCGTCCTGCCGCTGTCCCGCAACCCGCAGCTGTCGCCGAAGGCCAAGGGCCTCGCGACCGACCTGCGGAAGAACTGGAACATCGAGTTCGACGACGCGGGCGCCATCGGCCGCCGCTACCGCCGTCAGGACGAGATCGGTACGCCGTTCTGCGTCACCGTCGACTTCGACACCCTCGACGACAACGCGGTGACCGTGCGCGAGCGCGACACCATGAAGCAGGAGCGCGTCTCCCTGGACCAGATCCAGGCCTACCTCGGCGCCCGCCTGCTCGGCTGCTGA
- the recO gene encoding DNA repair protein RecO, with amino-acid sequence MSLFRDDGVVLRTQKLGEADRIITILTRGHGRVRAVARGVRRTKSKFGARLEPFSHVDVQFFARGSELIGRGLPLCTQSETIAPYGGGIVTDYARYTAGTAMLETAERFTDHEGEPAVQQYLLLVGGLRTLARGEHEPHLILDAFLLRSLAVNGYAPSFEDCARCGMPGPNRFFSVAAGGVICGDCRVPGSVVPSAEAVTLLSALLSGDWETADACEARHVREGSGLVSAYLHWHLERGLRSLRYVEK; translated from the coding sequence ATGAGCTTGTTCCGGGACGACGGCGTGGTGCTGCGCACGCAGAAGCTGGGCGAGGCCGACCGGATCATCACGATCCTGACCCGCGGCCACGGCCGGGTACGCGCCGTCGCGCGCGGGGTGCGCCGCACGAAGTCCAAGTTCGGGGCGCGGCTGGAACCCTTCTCCCACGTCGACGTGCAGTTCTTCGCCCGCGGCAGCGAACTCATCGGCCGCGGACTGCCGCTCTGCACCCAGAGCGAGACCATCGCTCCGTACGGTGGCGGCATCGTCACCGACTACGCCCGCTACACCGCGGGCACCGCGATGCTGGAGACCGCCGAGCGGTTCACCGACCACGAGGGCGAGCCCGCGGTCCAGCAGTACCTGCTGCTCGTCGGCGGGCTGCGCACCCTCGCCCGCGGCGAACACGAGCCGCATCTCATCCTCGACGCCTTCCTGCTGCGCTCGCTCGCCGTCAACGGCTACGCACCCAGCTTCGAGGACTGCGCCAGGTGCGGAATGCCCGGACCGAACCGGTTCTTCTCCGTCGCGGCGGGCGGCGTCATATGCGGCGACTGCCGGGTGCCCGGCAGCGTCGTACCCTCGGCTGAGGCCGTCACTCTGCTGAGCGCGCTGCTCAGCGGCGACTGGGAGACGGCGGACGCATGCGAGGCGCGTCATGTCAGGGAGGGGAGCGGGCTGGTGTCCGCCTATCTGCACTGGCACCTGGAGCGCGGGCTGCGCTCATTGCGGTACGTAGAGAAGTGA
- a CDS encoding metal ABC transporter permease, translated as MEFLDPPFMQRALLAAVLVGVIAPAVGIYLVQRRQALMGDGIGHIAMTGVGLGFLLSTNPVWMATAVAVAGAVVMELIRWYGRTRGDIALAMLFYGGMAGGVLLINLSDTGSNANLTSYLFGSLSTVSAEDITSICVLASFVLLVTLGLRRQLFAVSQDEEFARVTGLPVRALNLLVAVTAAVTVTVAMRVVGLLLVSALMVVPVAAAQQISRSFRVTFVLSVVIGTAVTLAGTVTSYYQDVPPGATIVLLAIAVFVALTLLATPLARSRARRSEAASEECTLEVPASRPAPDELRV; from the coding sequence ATGGAATTCCTCGACCCTCCCTTCATGCAGCGGGCCCTGCTCGCCGCCGTGCTCGTCGGCGTCATCGCGCCCGCCGTCGGCATCTACCTCGTCCAGCGCCGCCAGGCCCTGATGGGCGACGGCATCGGCCATATCGCGATGACCGGTGTCGGCCTCGGCTTCCTGCTCTCCACCAACCCGGTCTGGATGGCCACGGCGGTCGCCGTCGCCGGCGCCGTCGTGATGGAGCTGATCCGCTGGTACGGACGCACCCGCGGCGACATCGCGCTGGCCATGCTGTTCTACGGCGGCATGGCGGGCGGTGTGCTGCTGATCAACCTCTCCGACACCGGCTCCAACGCCAACCTCACCTCGTACCTCTTCGGCTCCCTGTCCACGGTCTCCGCCGAGGACATCACCTCGATCTGTGTGCTGGCCTCCTTCGTGCTGCTGGTGACACTGGGGCTGCGCCGCCAGCTGTTCGCGGTCAGCCAGGACGAGGAGTTCGCCCGGGTCACCGGTCTGCCGGTGCGCGCGCTGAATCTGCTGGTCGCCGTGACGGCGGCGGTGACCGTCACCGTCGCGATGCGGGTCGTCGGGCTGCTGCTGGTCAGCGCCCTGATGGTGGTGCCGGTCGCGGCCGCGCAGCAGATCTCCAGGTCCTTCAGGGTGACGTTCGTGCTGTCGGTCGTCATCGGTACGGCGGTGACCCTGGCCGGCACCGTCACCTCGTACTACCAGGACGTCCCGCCCGGCGCGACGATCGTGCTGCTGGCCATCGCGGTCTTCGTCGCCCTGACGCTGCTGGCGACCCCGCTGGCCAGAAGCCGCGCCCGCCGGAGCGAAGCGGCGTCCGAGGAGTGCACCCTGGAGGTACCGGCCTCCCGTCCGGCCCCGGACGAGCTCCGCGTTTGA
- a CDS encoding isoprenyl transferase: protein MAVRGMLGGRNRRDYKTPEPHPSGATPPKIPGELVPKHVAVVMDGNGRWAKERGLPRTEGHKVGEGVVMDVLKGCIEMGVKNLSLYAFSTENWKRSPEEVKFLMNFNRDVIRRRRDEMDELGIRIRWVGRMPKLWKSVVQELQVAQEQTKDNDRMTLYFCVNYGGRAEIADAAQRIAQDVAAGKLDPSKVNEKTFAKYIYYPDMPDVDLFVRPSGEQRTSNYLIWQSAYAEMVFQDVLWPDFDRRDLWRACLEFAQRDRRFGGAVEAGTAGPAV from the coding sequence ATGGCAGTACGCGGGATGCTCGGCGGCCGTAACCGGCGCGACTACAAGACCCCGGAGCCGCACCCCTCCGGTGCCACGCCCCCGAAGATCCCCGGCGAGCTGGTGCCCAAGCACGTGGCCGTCGTGATGGACGGCAACGGCCGCTGGGCCAAGGAACGCGGCCTCCCGCGCACCGAGGGCCACAAGGTCGGCGAGGGCGTCGTCATGGACGTTCTCAAGGGCTGCATCGAGATGGGCGTCAAGAACCTCTCGCTGTACGCGTTCTCCACCGAGAACTGGAAGCGGTCCCCGGAGGAGGTGAAGTTCCTCATGAACTTCAACCGGGACGTCATCCGCCGCCGCCGCGACGAGATGGACGAACTGGGTATCCGCATCCGCTGGGTGGGCCGCATGCCCAAGCTGTGGAAGTCCGTGGTCCAGGAGCTCCAGGTCGCCCAGGAGCAGACCAAGGACAATGACAGGATGACGCTGTACTTCTGCGTCAACTACGGCGGCCGGGCCGAGATCGCCGACGCCGCGCAGCGCATCGCGCAGGACGTCGCGGCCGGGAAGCTGGACCCGTCCAAGGTCAACGAGAAGACCTTCGCGAAGTACATCTACTACCCGGACATGCCGGACGTCGACCTCTTCGTCCGTCCCAGCGGCGAGCAGCGCACGTCCAACTACCTGATCTGGCAGAGCGCCTACGCCGAGATGGTCTTCCAGGACGTGCTGTGGCCGGACTTCGACCGCCGCGACCTGTGGCGCGCCTGCCTGGAGTTCGCCCAGCGGGACCGGCGCTTCGGCGGTGCGGTGGAGGCGGGGACCGCCGGTCCGGCCGTCTGA
- a CDS encoding metal ABC transporter substrate-binding protein yields the protein MNVSRLIPTATVAGAVVLGLTALTACSSSDAADHKNGDKLDVVASFYPMQFLAEQIGGEHVSVTTLTKPGVEPHDLELSPRQIGGLADADYILYLEGIQPAVDDAVEQSGSKDAVDASKLTTLEDHGTETGGDEHGHEHHGDEAGADPHIWLDPVKYAEVAKGVGASLEKTDPDHAADYRKNTDALVTKLDGLNTAYVNGLKNTSTKTFITTHSAFGYLAERYGLTQEGIAGIDPEAEPSPARINEIHTIAEKDKATTVFFETLASDKTAKTLAKDTGLKTDVLDPLEGITDKSKGADYIEVMQSNLAALQKALGAK from the coding sequence ATGAACGTCAGCCGCCTCATACCCACCGCCACCGTCGCCGGAGCAGTCGTCCTCGGCCTCACCGCCCTCACCGCCTGTTCCTCCTCGGACGCCGCGGACCACAAGAACGGCGACAAGCTGGACGTGGTGGCCTCGTTCTATCCGATGCAGTTCCTGGCCGAGCAGATTGGCGGGGAGCACGTCTCCGTCACCACGCTGACCAAGCCGGGCGTCGAGCCGCACGACCTGGAGCTCAGCCCGCGGCAGATAGGCGGGCTCGCCGACGCCGACTACATCCTGTACCTCGAGGGCATCCAGCCCGCCGTGGACGACGCCGTCGAGCAGTCCGGGTCGAAGGACGCCGTCGACGCCTCGAAGCTCACCACGCTGGAGGACCACGGCACCGAGACCGGCGGCGACGAGCACGGCCACGAGCACCACGGCGACGAGGCCGGAGCCGACCCCCACATCTGGCTGGACCCGGTGAAGTACGCCGAGGTCGCCAAGGGCGTGGGCGCGTCCCTGGAGAAGACCGACCCCGACCACGCCGCGGACTACCGGAAGAACACGGACGCGCTGGTCACCAAGCTCGACGGCCTGAACACGGCTTACGTGAACGGTCTCAAGAACACCTCCACCAAGACCTTCATCACCACCCACTCCGCCTTCGGGTACCTCGCCGAGCGCTACGGCCTCACCCAGGAGGGCATCGCCGGCATCGACCCCGAGGCCGAGCCCAGCCCCGCCCGGATCAACGAGATCCACACCATCGCGGAGAAGGACAAGGCCACCACCGTATTCTTCGAGACGCTCGCCAGCGACAAGACCGCGAAGACCCTCGCCAAGGACACCGGCCTGAAGACCGACGTCCTGGACCCGCTCGAAGGAATCACGGACAAGTCCAAGGGCGCTGACTACATCGAGGTCATGCAGTCCAACCTCGCCGCCCTGCAGAAGGCGCTCGGCGCGAAGTGA
- a CDS encoding DUF6243 family protein — translation MAKSRNNLLGVGGQRKKLSRAEQQGAGPARDADRKTAADQKQELLRKMRERAQSGTASESSSDDAAQPDAPEQDAPAQS, via the coding sequence ATGGCCAAGAGCCGTAATAACCTGCTCGGTGTGGGCGGACAGCGCAAGAAGCTGTCCCGCGCCGAGCAGCAGGGCGCCGGCCCTGCGCGCGACGCCGACCGCAAGACGGCGGCCGACCAGAAGCAGGAGCTGCTGCGCAAGATGCGCGAGCGTGCGCAGTCGGGTACCGCGTCGGAGTCCTCCTCGGACGACGCCGCGCAGCCGGACGCGCCCGAGCAGGACGCCCCGGCGCAGAGCTGA
- a CDS encoding Fur family transcriptional regulator, with protein MATAPISGTNAAPVRGRSTRQRAAVAAALDEVDEFRSAQELHDVLKHRGDSVGLTTVYRTLQSLADAGEVDVLRTTDGESVYRRCSTGDHHHHLVCRMCGKAVEVEGPAVEQWAETIAAQHGYVNVAHTVEIFGTCAECAAAKK; from the coding sequence GTGGCGACGGCGCCGATCAGTGGAACGAACGCGGCCCCGGTACGCGGCCGGTCAACCCGGCAGCGGGCGGCGGTGGCGGCGGCGCTCGACGAGGTGGACGAGTTCCGCAGCGCCCAGGAGCTGCACGATGTGCTCAAGCACCGCGGTGACTCGGTCGGGCTGACCACCGTCTACCGCACCCTTCAGTCCCTCGCCGACGCCGGCGAGGTCGACGTGCTGCGCACCACGGACGGCGAGTCCGTGTACCGGCGCTGCTCGACCGGGGACCACCATCACCACCTGGTGTGCCGGATGTGCGGCAAGGCCGTGGAGGTAGAGGGGCCCGCGGTGGAACAGTGGGCGGAGACCATCGCCGCTCAGCACGGGTATGTGAACGTGGCCCATACGGTGGAGATCTTCGGTACCTGCGCGGAGTGCGCGGCCGCGAAGAAGTGA
- a CDS encoding metal ABC transporter ATP-binding protein codes for MPETGSTTTDPVIALRGATATLGARPVLRGIDLTVHRGEVAALLGANGSGKSTAVRSVIGQVPLTGGSVELFGTPLRRFRSWARIGYVPQRTTAAGGVPATIREVVTSGRLSRTKLGLLRKADRAAVDRAIELVGLADRAKDSVGALSGGQHQRVLIARALAAEPELLIMDEPMAGVDLASQEILAATLREQVAAGATVLLVLHELGPLEPLIDRAIVLRDGCVMHDGPPPKALGQHALPGHDHVHPHAASEPVRTGLLS; via the coding sequence ATGCCCGAGACCGGGAGCACCACGACCGACCCCGTGATAGCCCTGCGGGGCGCCACGGCCACGCTCGGTGCGCGTCCGGTGCTGCGGGGCATCGACCTGACCGTCCACCGCGGCGAGGTCGCCGCCCTGCTCGGCGCCAACGGCTCGGGCAAGTCGACCGCCGTACGCTCCGTCATCGGCCAGGTCCCGCTCACCGGCGGCTCCGTCGAACTGTTCGGCACCCCGCTGCGCCGCTTCCGCTCCTGGGCGCGGATCGGTTACGTACCCCAGCGCACCACGGCGGCCGGCGGCGTCCCCGCCACGATCCGTGAGGTCGTCACCTCCGGGCGGCTGTCCCGCACGAAGCTGGGCCTGCTCCGCAAGGCCGACCGGGCCGCCGTCGACCGGGCCATCGAGCTCGTCGGCCTCGCCGACCGGGCCAAGGACTCGGTGGGCGCGCTCTCCGGCGGGCAGCACCAGCGGGTGCTGATCGCCCGCGCGCTGGCCGCCGAACCCGAGCTGCTGATCATGGACGAGCCGATGGCCGGCGTCGACCTGGCCAGCCAGGAGATCCTCGCCGCGACCCTGCGCGAGCAGGTCGCGGCCGGCGCCACGGTACTGCTCGTACTGCACGAGCTCGGCCCGCTGGAGCCGCTGATCGACCGCGCGATCGTGCTGCGCGACGGCTGCGTGATGCACGACGGGCCGCCGCCGAAGGCGCTGGGCCAGCACGCCCTGCCCGGACACGACCATGTACACCCCCACGCGGCCTCCGAGCCCGTCCGTACGGGACTGCTGAGCTGA
- a CDS encoding MFS transporter has product MPELSHRRRQLVLAICCMSLLIVSLDNTVLNVALPSMQKELHATVAGMQWTIDAYTLVLASLLMLAGSTADRIGRRKVFKIGLVLFTLGSLLCSVAPNLESLVAFRMVQAVGGSMLNPVAMSIITNTFTDPRERARAIGVWGGVVGISMAAGPVVGGLLVDSVGWRSIFWINLPVGLAALLLTWRYVPESRAPKPRRPDPVGQLLVIGLLGSLTYAIIEAPSVGWTSPRILVFTVLAVCSLAGLLLYERRRAEPLIDLRFFRSAPFSGATVIAVCAFAALSGFLFLNTLYLQNVRGLSALHAGLYMLPMAALTFVSAPLSGRLVGNRGPRLSLLVAGVAMTACGLLFAAFDAETDDVLMFTGFVLFGLGFGMVNAPITNTAVSGMPRSQAGVAAAVASTSRQIGGTLGVAVIGAVLAAGVAGAGAPRSAGYAAAFVDASKPAWWIIGGCGLCVLLVGALTSGRWARETARRTAQRLERQADAPAGDQTSASSKV; this is encoded by the coding sequence ATGCCCGAGCTCAGTCACCGCCGACGGCAGTTGGTGCTGGCGATCTGCTGCATGAGTCTGCTGATCGTCAGTCTCGACAACACCGTGCTCAACGTCGCCCTGCCATCCATGCAGAAGGAGCTGCACGCCACCGTCGCGGGCATGCAGTGGACGATCGACGCCTACACCCTCGTCCTGGCCTCGCTGCTGATGCTCGCGGGCTCCACCGCCGACCGGATCGGGCGCCGCAAGGTCTTCAAGATCGGGCTCGTCCTCTTCACCCTCGGTTCGCTGCTCTGCTCCGTGGCGCCGAACCTGGAGTCGCTGGTGGCGTTCCGGATGGTGCAGGCGGTGGGCGGATCGATGCTCAACCCCGTCGCGATGTCGATCATCACCAACACCTTCACCGACCCGCGCGAGCGGGCCCGTGCCATCGGGGTGTGGGGCGGTGTCGTCGGCATCTCCATGGCCGCGGGCCCGGTGGTCGGCGGTCTGCTGGTGGACTCGGTCGGCTGGCGGTCGATCTTCTGGATCAATCTGCCGGTCGGCCTCGCCGCGCTCCTGCTCACCTGGCGCTACGTCCCCGAGTCCCGCGCCCCGAAGCCGCGCCGACCCGACCCGGTGGGGCAGCTGCTGGTGATCGGGCTGCTCGGTTCGCTGACGTACGCGATCATCGAGGCGCCCTCGGTGGGCTGGACCTCGCCGCGGATCCTGGTGTTCACCGTGCTCGCCGTCTGCTCGCTGGCCGGCCTGCTGCTGTACGAGCGCCGACGTGCCGAGCCCCTCATCGATCTGCGGTTCTTCCGCAGCGCCCCGTTCAGCGGTGCCACGGTCATCGCGGTCTGCGCCTTCGCCGCACTGAGCGGGTTCCTCTTCCTCAACACCCTGTATCTGCAGAACGTGCGCGGGCTGAGTGCGCTGCACGCCGGTCTGTACATGCTGCCGATGGCGGCCCTGACCTTTGTCAGCGCACCGCTGTCCGGGCGGCTCGTCGGCAACCGCGGGCCGCGGCTTTCGCTGCTCGTGGCGGGCGTGGCCATGACGGCGTGCGGGCTGCTGTTCGCCGCGTTCGACGCGGAGACGGACGACGTCCTGATGTTCACCGGCTTCGTGCTCTTCGGCCTCGGCTTCGGCATGGTGAACGCGCCGATCACCAACACGGCCGTCTCCGGGATGCCGCGCTCACAGGCCGGGGTGGCGGCCGCGGTGGCCTCGACCAGCCGTCAGATCGGCGGGACGCTCGGGGTCGCCGTGATCGGTGCGGTGCTGGCGGCGGGCGTGGCCGGGGCCGGGGCGCCGCGCAGTGCCGGGTACGCGGCGGCCTTCGTGGACGCGAGCAAGCCCGCCTGGTGGATCATCGGCGGGTGCGGGCTGTGCGTCCTGCTGGTGGGGGCGCTGACGAGCGGGCGCTGGGCGCGGGAGACGGCACGCCGGACCGCCCAGCGGCTGGAGAGGCAGGCGGATGCCCCGGCCGGGGATCAGACGTCGGCGAGCTCCAAGGTCTGA